The Populus nigra chromosome 19, ddPopNigr1.1, whole genome shotgun sequence genome includes a window with the following:
- the LOC133679916 gene encoding PH, RCC1 and FYVE domains-containing protein 1-like isoform X1, which yields MLRGDRMASDLGRTGPVERDIEQAITALKKGAYLLKYGRRGKPKFCPFRLSNDESVLIWFSGKEEKHLRLSHVSKIISGQRTPIFQRYPRPEKEYQSFSLIYNDRSLDLICKDKDEAEVWFSGLKALISRSHHQKWRTESRSDGIPSEANSPRTYTRRSSPLNSPFGSNDGSQKDADHHRLNSPYESPPKNGLDKAFSDVVLYAVPPKGFFPSDSASGSVHSLSSGGSDSVHGHMKAMAVDAFRVSLSSAVSSLSQGSGHDDGGALGDVFIWGEGTGDGVLGGGTHRAGSYFGVKMDSLFPKALESAVVLDVQNIACGGQHAALVTKQGEIFSWGEESGGRLGHGVDSDVMHPKLIDALSNTNIELVACGEYHTCAVTLSGDLYTWGDGTYNFGLLGHGNEVSHWVPKRVNGPLEGIHVSSISCGPWHTAVVTSAGQLFTFGDGTFGVLGHGDRKSISLPKEVESLKGLRTVQAACGVWHTAAVIEVMVGNSSSSNCSSGKLFTWGDGDKGQLGHGDKEAKLVPTCVAALVEPNFCQVACGHSLTVARTTSGHVYTMGSPVYGQLGNPLADGKLPTRVEGKLSKSFVEEIACGAYHVAVLTSKTEVYTWGKGANGRLGHGDTDDRNSPSLVEALKDKQVKSIACGTSFTAAICLHKWVSGVDQSMCSGCRLPFNFKRKRHNCYNCGLVYCHSCSSKKSLKASMAPNPNKAYRVCDNCYNKLRKAIETDASSQSSVSRRGSVNQGPSEFIDKDEKLDFRSRAQLARFSSMESLKQAESRSKRNKKLEFNSSRVSPVPNGGSQWGALNISKSFNPMFGSSKKFFSASVPGSRIVSRATSPISRRPSPPRSTTPTPTLGGLTSPKIVVDDAKRKNECLNQEVIKLRAQVESLTRKAQLQEVELERTTMQLKEAIAIAGEETAKCKAAKEVIKSLTAQLKDMAERLPVGMGRSIKSPLFTSFGSSPTSNDVSTIDRLNGQITCEEPDTNGLHNQLLLNGSSITSNRIAGHNKQGHLEATTKNGSRTKEGHEAEWVEQDEPGVYITLTSQPGGIKDLKRVRFSRKRFSEKQAEQWWAENRARVYEQYNVRMIDKSSVGVGSEDLTH from the exons ATGTTAAGGGGTGATAGAATGGCTTCGGATCTTGGTAGAACTGGACCTGTTGAAAGAGACATCGAACAG GCCATCACAGCTTTAAAGAAAGGGGCTTACTTGCTCAAGTATGGAAGAAGGGGAAAGCCAAAGTTCTGTCCATTCCGTCTTTCCAAT GATGAGTCTGTTTTGATATGGTTCTCTGGGAAAGAGGAGAAACATCTCAGACTAAGTCATGTATCTAAAATCATATCTGGGCAGCGAACA CCAATCTTTCAAAGGTATCCACGCCCTGAGAAGGAGTATCAGTCgttttctcttatttataaTGACAGATCACTGGATTTG ATTTGCAAGGATAAAGACGAAGCTGAGGTATGGTTTAGTGGTTTAAAAGCATTAATTTCACGCAGTCATCACCAAAAATGGAGAACGGAATCAAGGAGTGATGGAATTCCATCTGAGGCAAACAGCCCTAGGACTTATACTCGCAGAAGCTCCCCTCTGAATTCTCCATTTGGTAGTAATGACGGTTCGCAGAAG GATGCGGATCACCATCGCCTTAATAGTCCATATGAAAGTCCCCCCAAGAATGGTTTGGATAAAGCATTTTCTGATGTGGTATTATATGCTGTTCCCCCAAAAGGTTTTTTCCCTTCAGACTCTGCTAGTGGTTCAGTACATTCTTTATCATCTGGAGGCTCAGACAGTGTACATGGTCATATGAAGGCAATGGCAGTGGATGCTTTTAGAGTTAGCCTATCAAGTGCTGTTAGCTCATTGAGTCAAGGTTCTGgtcatgatgatggtggtgcgTTGGGGGATGTTTTCATTTGGGGTGAAGGAACGGGGGATGGTGTGCTAGGCGGTGGAACTCATAGAGCTGGAAGTTATTTTGGTGTAAAAATGGATTCTTTGTTTCCTAAAGCTCTGGAATCTGCAGTTGTACTTGATGTCCAGAACATTGCCTGTGGTGGACAACATGCAGCCTTAGTGACCAAGCAGGGAGAGATTTTCTCCTGGGGTGAGGAATCTGGGGGCAGGCTTGGGCATGGTGTAGATTCTGATGTTATGCATCCCAAACTTATCGATGCCCTCAGTAATACAAATATTGAGCTTGTAGCATGTGGGGAGTACCACACATGTGCTGTAACACTTTCTGGTGATCTGTACACATGGGGTGATGGAACTTATAATTTTGGTCTTTTAGGACATGGAAACGAGGTAAGTCACTGGGTTCCAAAAAGAGTGAATGGACCCTTGGAAGGCATACATGTCTCTTCCATCTCTTGTGGACCCTGGCATACTGCAGTGGTGACCTCTGCTGGGCAACTATTCACTTTCGGTGATGGCACATTTGGTGTTCTGGGTCATGGAGATCGAAAAAGCATTTCATTACCAAAGGAAGTGGAATCGCTCAAGGGGCTCCGCACTGTCCAAGCTGCCTGTGGTGTTTGGCATACTGCTGCAGTCATAGAAGTTATGGTTGGAAATTCAAGTTCCAGCAATTGCTCTTCAGGGAAACTGTTTACCTGGGGAGATGGAGATAAAGGTCAACTTGGGCATGGTGACAAGGAAGCAAAGTTGGTTCCTACATGTGTTGCTGCTCTTGTTGAACCCAATTTTTGCCAAGTTGCATGTGGACATAGTCTGACAGTTGCACGAACCACCTCTGGCCATGTGTATACAATGGGCAGTCCTGTTTATGGTCAGTTGGGCAATCCACTAGCTGATGGAAAGCTCCCAACTCGTGTTGAAGGAAAACTCTCCAAGAGTTTTGTTGAGGAAATTGCTTGTGGGGCTTATCATGTTGCAGTCTTAACTTCAAAAACTGAAGTTTACACCTGGGGCAAGGGAGCAAATGGAAGACTAGGTCACGGAGATACAGATGATAGAAATTCCCCATCATTGGTGGAGGCCCTGAAAGACAAACAAGTAAAAAGTATTGCTTGTGGTACTAGTTTTACTGCAGCTATCTGCCTTCATAAGTGGGTCTCTGGTGTTGATCAGTCTATGTGTTCTGGCTGCCGCCTACCATTTAACTTCAAAAGGAAGCGGCATAATTGTTATAATTGTGGACTAGTTTATTGCCATTCATGCAGCAGCAAGAAGTCTCTCAAGGCTTCAATGGCaccaaatccaaacaaagcTTACCGTGTTTGTGATAATTGCTATAACAAACTAAGAAAAGCAATTGAGACTGATGCTTCTTCTCAATCTTCTGTGAGTAGGAGAGGCAGTGTCAATCAAGGGCCGAGTGAGTTTATTGATAAAGATGAGAAGTTGGACTTCAGGTCTCGTGCACAACTAGCTAGATTTTCATCAATGGAATCCTTGAAGCAAGCAGAAAGCCGAtctaagagaaacaaaaaacttgaattCAATAGCAGCAGGGTGTCACCTGTTCCAAATGGAGGCTCCCAGTGGGGAGCGCttaatatttctaaatcttttaaTCCTATGTTTGGTTCATCAAAGAAGTTTTTTTCTGCTTCTGTTCCTGGATCAAGAATTGTTTCTCGAGCAACATCACCAATATCTAGACGACCTAGCCCCCCTCGATCAACAACGCCGACCCCAACTCTGGGTGGACTTACCTCACCAAAAATTGTTGTGGATGATGCTAAAAGGAAAAATGAGTGCCTTAACCAAGAGGTTATTAAATTAAGAGCACAG GTGGAAAGTCTTACTCGAAAAGCCCAGCTTCAAGAAGTTGAGCTGGAAAGAACAACCATGCAGCTGAAGGAAGCAATAGCCATCGCAGGAGAAGAGACTGCTAAATGCAAAGCAGCAAAAGAAGTGATCAAGTCTCTTACTGCACAA TTAAAAGACATGGCTGAAAGACTACCTGTGGGAATGGGCCGAAGCATCAAATCACCTTTGTTTACTTCATTTGGATCCAGTCCTACTTCCAATGATGTTTCTACTATTGACCGTTTGAATGGTCAAATCACATGCGAAGAACCAGACACAAATGGATTGCATAACCAGTTGCTTTTGAATGGTTCAAGCATCACCAGCAACCGCATTGCAGGTCACAACAAACAAGGCCATTTGgaagcaacaacaaaaaatggaAGCAGAACCAAAGAAGGACATGAAGCTGAATGGGTTGAGCAAGATGAGCCCGGTGTATATATAACACTCACCTCTCAACCTGGAGGTATCAAGGATCTTAAGCGAGTGCGCTTCAG TCGAAAGCGGTTCAGTGAGAAACAAGCAGAACAATGGTGGGCAGAAAATAGGGCAAGggtatatgaacagtacaatgTGCGTATGATTGACAAGTCAAGTGTTGGTGTTGGGAGTGAGGATTTGACTCATTAG
- the LOC133679916 gene encoding PH, RCC1 and FYVE domains-containing protein 1-like isoform X2 produces the protein MTVRRRMRITIALIVHMKVPPRMVWIKHFLMWYYMLFPQKAMAVDAFRVSLSSAVSSLSQGSGHDDGGALGDVFIWGEGTGDGVLGGGTHRAGSYFGVKMDSLFPKALESAVVLDVQNIACGGQHAALVTKQGEIFSWGEESGGRLGHGVDSDVMHPKLIDALSNTNIELVACGEYHTCAVTLSGDLYTWGDGTYNFGLLGHGNEVSHWVPKRVNGPLEGIHVSSISCGPWHTAVVTSAGQLFTFGDGTFGVLGHGDRKSISLPKEVESLKGLRTVQAACGVWHTAAVIEVMVGNSSSSNCSSGKLFTWGDGDKGQLGHGDKEAKLVPTCVAALVEPNFCQVACGHSLTVARTTSGHVYTMGSPVYGQLGNPLADGKLPTRVEGKLSKSFVEEIACGAYHVAVLTSKTEVYTWGKGANGRLGHGDTDDRNSPSLVEALKDKQVKSIACGTSFTAAICLHKWVSGVDQSMCSGCRLPFNFKRKRHNCYNCGLVYCHSCSSKKSLKASMAPNPNKAYRVCDNCYNKLRKAIETDASSQSSVSRRGSVNQGPSEFIDKDEKLDFRSRAQLARFSSMESLKQAESRSKRNKKLEFNSSRVSPVPNGGSQWGALNISKSFNPMFGSSKKFFSASVPGSRIVSRATSPISRRPSPPRSTTPTPTLGGLTSPKIVVDDAKRKNECLNQEVIKLRAQVESLTRKAQLQEVELERTTMQLKEAIAIAGEETAKCKAAKEVIKSLTAQLKDMAERLPVGMGRSIKSPLFTSFGSSPTSNDVSTIDRLNGQITCEEPDTNGLHNQLLLNGSSITSNRIAGHNKQGHLEATTKNGSRTKEGHEAEWVEQDEPGVYITLTSQPGGIKDLKRVRFSRKRFSEKQAEQWWAENRARVYEQYNVRMIDKSSVGVGSEDLTH, from the exons ATGACGGTTCGCAGAAG GATGCGGATCACCATCGCCTTAATAGTCCATATGAAAGTCCCCCCAAGAATGGTTTGGATAAAGCATTTTCTGATGTGGTATTATATGCTGTTCCCCCAAAAG GCAATGGCAGTGGATGCTTTTAGAGTTAGCCTATCAAGTGCTGTTAGCTCATTGAGTCAAGGTTCTGgtcatgatgatggtggtgcgTTGGGGGATGTTTTCATTTGGGGTGAAGGAACGGGGGATGGTGTGCTAGGCGGTGGAACTCATAGAGCTGGAAGTTATTTTGGTGTAAAAATGGATTCTTTGTTTCCTAAAGCTCTGGAATCTGCAGTTGTACTTGATGTCCAGAACATTGCCTGTGGTGGACAACATGCAGCCTTAGTGACCAAGCAGGGAGAGATTTTCTCCTGGGGTGAGGAATCTGGGGGCAGGCTTGGGCATGGTGTAGATTCTGATGTTATGCATCCCAAACTTATCGATGCCCTCAGTAATACAAATATTGAGCTTGTAGCATGTGGGGAGTACCACACATGTGCTGTAACACTTTCTGGTGATCTGTACACATGGGGTGATGGAACTTATAATTTTGGTCTTTTAGGACATGGAAACGAGGTAAGTCACTGGGTTCCAAAAAGAGTGAATGGACCCTTGGAAGGCATACATGTCTCTTCCATCTCTTGTGGACCCTGGCATACTGCAGTGGTGACCTCTGCTGGGCAACTATTCACTTTCGGTGATGGCACATTTGGTGTTCTGGGTCATGGAGATCGAAAAAGCATTTCATTACCAAAGGAAGTGGAATCGCTCAAGGGGCTCCGCACTGTCCAAGCTGCCTGTGGTGTTTGGCATACTGCTGCAGTCATAGAAGTTATGGTTGGAAATTCAAGTTCCAGCAATTGCTCTTCAGGGAAACTGTTTACCTGGGGAGATGGAGATAAAGGTCAACTTGGGCATGGTGACAAGGAAGCAAAGTTGGTTCCTACATGTGTTGCTGCTCTTGTTGAACCCAATTTTTGCCAAGTTGCATGTGGACATAGTCTGACAGTTGCACGAACCACCTCTGGCCATGTGTATACAATGGGCAGTCCTGTTTATGGTCAGTTGGGCAATCCACTAGCTGATGGAAAGCTCCCAACTCGTGTTGAAGGAAAACTCTCCAAGAGTTTTGTTGAGGAAATTGCTTGTGGGGCTTATCATGTTGCAGTCTTAACTTCAAAAACTGAAGTTTACACCTGGGGCAAGGGAGCAAATGGAAGACTAGGTCACGGAGATACAGATGATAGAAATTCCCCATCATTGGTGGAGGCCCTGAAAGACAAACAAGTAAAAAGTATTGCTTGTGGTACTAGTTTTACTGCAGCTATCTGCCTTCATAAGTGGGTCTCTGGTGTTGATCAGTCTATGTGTTCTGGCTGCCGCCTACCATTTAACTTCAAAAGGAAGCGGCATAATTGTTATAATTGTGGACTAGTTTATTGCCATTCATGCAGCAGCAAGAAGTCTCTCAAGGCTTCAATGGCaccaaatccaaacaaagcTTACCGTGTTTGTGATAATTGCTATAACAAACTAAGAAAAGCAATTGAGACTGATGCTTCTTCTCAATCTTCTGTGAGTAGGAGAGGCAGTGTCAATCAAGGGCCGAGTGAGTTTATTGATAAAGATGAGAAGTTGGACTTCAGGTCTCGTGCACAACTAGCTAGATTTTCATCAATGGAATCCTTGAAGCAAGCAGAAAGCCGAtctaagagaaacaaaaaacttgaattCAATAGCAGCAGGGTGTCACCTGTTCCAAATGGAGGCTCCCAGTGGGGAGCGCttaatatttctaaatcttttaaTCCTATGTTTGGTTCATCAAAGAAGTTTTTTTCTGCTTCTGTTCCTGGATCAAGAATTGTTTCTCGAGCAACATCACCAATATCTAGACGACCTAGCCCCCCTCGATCAACAACGCCGACCCCAACTCTGGGTGGACTTACCTCACCAAAAATTGTTGTGGATGATGCTAAAAGGAAAAATGAGTGCCTTAACCAAGAGGTTATTAAATTAAGAGCACAG GTGGAAAGTCTTACTCGAAAAGCCCAGCTTCAAGAAGTTGAGCTGGAAAGAACAACCATGCAGCTGAAGGAAGCAATAGCCATCGCAGGAGAAGAGACTGCTAAATGCAAAGCAGCAAAAGAAGTGATCAAGTCTCTTACTGCACAA TTAAAAGACATGGCTGAAAGACTACCTGTGGGAATGGGCCGAAGCATCAAATCACCTTTGTTTACTTCATTTGGATCCAGTCCTACTTCCAATGATGTTTCTACTATTGACCGTTTGAATGGTCAAATCACATGCGAAGAACCAGACACAAATGGATTGCATAACCAGTTGCTTTTGAATGGTTCAAGCATCACCAGCAACCGCATTGCAGGTCACAACAAACAAGGCCATTTGgaagcaacaacaaaaaatggaAGCAGAACCAAAGAAGGACATGAAGCTGAATGGGTTGAGCAAGATGAGCCCGGTGTATATATAACACTCACCTCTCAACCTGGAGGTATCAAGGATCTTAAGCGAGTGCGCTTCAG TCGAAAGCGGTTCAGTGAGAAACAAGCAGAACAATGGTGGGCAGAAAATAGGGCAAGggtatatgaacagtacaatgTGCGTATGATTGACAAGTCAAGTGTTGGTGTTGGGAGTGAGGATTTGACTCATTAG
- the LOC133679501 gene encoding uncharacterized protein LOC133679501: MGRDSCLARVTAGVAVGGAIGGAVGAVYGTYEAVRYKVPGLLKIRYIGQTTLGSAAIFGLFLGAGSLIHCGKSY; the protein is encoded by the exons ATGGGGAGGGATAGTTGTCTGGCTCGTGTAACAGCTGGCGTTGCGGTTGGAGGTGCTATTGGTGGCGCCGTAG GTGCTGTTTATGGAACATATGAGGCAGTCAGGTATAAG GTGCCAGGACTTTTGAAGATCAGATACATTGGACAAACCACACTTGGCAGTGCAGCCATTTTCGGTCTCTTCCTGGGTGCCGGGAGCTTGATACATTGTGGGAAGTCATATTGA
- the LOC133679499 gene encoding protein PATRONUS 2-like isoform X1, with translation MATRATQTPLIIQDENLGVSRKKAGFDGSVKQSKTATKKSGGFALGNRKALNDITNKAVVRQETSSRKKNVQKEEINNVAEERFLHDHSKCIEEKEATSISSFLDLVLPGHDSVSSTAENPEVKQVKAVLHTDPGSCFYPEPKELAIPVFSDWFESSTQWHSPPCSPIHWDSPPCSPFSWQFEAVEYVLRPESDV, from the exons ATGGCTACCCGTGCAACACAGACGCCCCTGATAATCCAGGATGAGAATTTGGGTGTCAGTCGCAAAA aGGCTGGTTTTGATGGAAGTGTTAAGCAATCTAAAACAGCGACGAAAAAAAGTGGAGGATTTGCGTTGGGAAATCGAAAGGCGCTCAATGATATTACAAACAAAGCAGTTGTTCGTCAAGAAACATCTTCTCGGAAAAAGAATGTGCAAAAGGAAGAGATCAATAATGTAGCCGAGGAAAGATTTTTGCATGATCACAGTAAATGCATTGAGGAAAAAGAGGCTACATCGATTTCTTCTTTCCTGGACTTGGTCCTTCCTGGGCATG ATTCAGTATCATCTACTGCTGAAAATCCCGAGGTTAAGCAGGTGAAGGCTGTTCTTCAT ACTGATCCTGGTAGCTGCTTCTATCCGGAACCGAAAGAATTGGCCATACCTGTGTTTTCTGATTGGTTTGAGTCTTCAACTCAGTGGCACTCTCCTCCATGCTCTCCTATTCACTGGGACTCTCCACCATGCTCTCCTTTTTCATGGCAATTTGAAGCTGTTGAATATGTGCTGAGGCCAGAAAGTGATGTTTGA
- the LOC133679499 gene encoding protein PATRONUS 2-like isoform X2 has protein sequence MATRATQTPLIIQDENLGVSRKKAGFDGSVKQSKTATKKSGGFALGNRKALNDITNKAVVRQETSSRKKNVQKEEINNVAEERFLHDHSKCIEEKEATSISSFLDLVLPGHDSVSSTAENPEVKQTDPGSCFYPEPKELAIPVFSDWFESSTQWHSPPCSPIHWDSPPCSPFSWQFEAVEYVLRPESDV, from the exons ATGGCTACCCGTGCAACACAGACGCCCCTGATAATCCAGGATGAGAATTTGGGTGTCAGTCGCAAAA aGGCTGGTTTTGATGGAAGTGTTAAGCAATCTAAAACAGCGACGAAAAAAAGTGGAGGATTTGCGTTGGGAAATCGAAAGGCGCTCAATGATATTACAAACAAAGCAGTTGTTCGTCAAGAAACATCTTCTCGGAAAAAGAATGTGCAAAAGGAAGAGATCAATAATGTAGCCGAGGAAAGATTTTTGCATGATCACAGTAAATGCATTGAGGAAAAAGAGGCTACATCGATTTCTTCTTTCCTGGACTTGGTCCTTCCTGGGCATG ATTCAGTATCATCTACTGCTGAAAATCCCGAGGTTAAGCAG ACTGATCCTGGTAGCTGCTTCTATCCGGAACCGAAAGAATTGGCCATACCTGTGTTTTCTGATTGGTTTGAGTCTTCAACTCAGTGGCACTCTCCTCCATGCTCTCCTATTCACTGGGACTCTCCACCATGCTCTCCTTTTTCATGGCAATTTGAAGCTGTTGAATATGTGCTGAGGCCAGAAAGTGATGTTTGA